A portion of the Shewanella sp. SNU WT4 genome contains these proteins:
- the zapA gene encoding cell division protein ZapA: protein MSNRAVEITLLGRTYSIACPVGQEAALKQVAVKIEQQLTAMRARTNSLSREDIAIMAALNIGYELYEEKMKNQDYIKQMDTRIGLLQSTLENALVERSQPVSATAKASADEPAKV from the coding sequence ATGAGTAATCGTGCAGTAGAAATCACCCTTTTGGGTCGCACCTACTCTATTGCCTGTCCGGTGGGGCAGGAAGCCGCGCTCAAGCAAGTAGCCGTTAAGATAGAGCAACAGCTAACTGCGATGCGGGCAAGAACCAATAGCCTAAGTCGCGAAGATATAGCCATCATGGCCGCCTTAAATATTGGCTATGAGCTATATGAAGAAAAAATGAAGAACCAAGACTACATAAAACAAATGGATACACGTATCGGTTTGCTGCAGTCCACCTTAGAAAATGCCCTGGTTGAACGTAGTCAACCTGTATCAGCGACAGCTAAAGCTAGCGCTGATGAGCCCGCTAAGGTATAA
- a CDS encoding 5-formyltetrahydrofolate cyclo-ligase — protein MDKPADLDANPKHHSISKLAVNSAKPIPLLPANTTTAPTHKSQQQSLRQSLRQNLKQARAALSPEQQAQSAKQAAHLALELITRLCAQDVNLQAASSQTVTTPTINKPRPIKRIALYHTLGSELNTQPLIDLLRQHLPECELYLPRLHPFCAGHLLFLRYSQESEMTHNQFGIAEPKLDCREVMAASKLDIILTPLVGFDRQGQRMGMGGGYYDRTLVNSQAITIGFAHQVQQVERLPVEVWDQELDYVVTPSEVHDFTQS, from the coding sequence ATGGATAAACCTGCGGACTTAGATGCTAATCCAAAGCATCACTCAATTAGCAAACTAGCGGTTAATAGCGCAAAGCCTATACCGCTGCTCCCAGCAAACACCACTACTGCGCCAACACATAAGTCACAGCAACAATCACTTAGGCAATCGCTTAGGCAAAACCTCAAGCAAGCTCGCGCAGCGCTAAGTCCAGAACAACAAGCCCAAAGCGCCAAGCAAGCGGCGCATTTAGCCCTAGAGCTCATCACACGCTTATGCGCTCAAGACGTAAATCTTCAAGCTGCAAGCTCTCAAACAGTAACAACCCCAACAATAAACAAGCCGCGCCCAATCAAGCGTATTGCCTTGTACCATACCTTAGGTAGTGAGCTTAACACTCAGCCGCTTATCGATTTATTGCGCCAACACTTACCAGAATGTGAGCTCTATTTACCGCGCTTACATCCGTTTTGCGCAGGCCATTTGTTGTTTTTGCGATACTCGCAAGAAAGCGAAATGACACACAATCAATTTGGCATAGCTGAGCCCAAGCTTGATTGCCGCGAAGTGATGGCAGCGTCAAAGCTCGATATCATCTTAACGCCTTTAGTCGGGTTTGACCGTCAAGGGCAACGCATGGGAATGGGCGGCGGTTATTATGATCGCACGTTAGTTAATAGCCAAGCCATCACCATAGGCTTTGCTCACCAAGTGCAGCAGGTTGAAAGACTGCCGGTTGAAGTGTGGGATCAAGAACTTGACTATGTAGTGACCCCAAGTGAGGTTCATGACTTTACTCAAAGTTAA
- the ubiH gene encoding 2-octaprenyl-6-methoxyphenyl hydroxylase, translating into MKQDAELWDLVIVGGGMTGALLALALRSLTPAKIALVEAQTVSSQHPGFDARSIALSRGSVEQLKRWHLWSNLAPNATAIADIHVSDRGHFGMTHLAAAQFGCDSFGHVLGLEDAGRQLQQALINAEIDFFCPDHVTALISHSDYQEVTLDSGRRLRGRLLVAADGAQSFVRQSLKLESEHIDFNQSAVIANVILDRPHAGRAFERFTEHGPLALLPMAQGDGKCMSLVWAMKADEQARYLALSDGDFLHALQGAFGYRAGKLTKVSQRHGYPLIMSVMPRPIYHRCVFVGNAAQTLHPIAGQGFNLGLRDIATLVQVLTPVLNRGQDAGASEVTHDYLAHRRQDRQATLTAIESLVRGFSNQAFPLVLGRNLGLRLLSWCPPLKRPIVSAASGWPLRRLS; encoded by the coding sequence ATGAAGCAAGACGCCGAACTTTGGGATCTAGTTATAGTGGGTGGCGGCATGACCGGCGCCTTGCTGGCCTTGGCACTGCGCTCGCTAACGCCCGCCAAAATAGCTTTGGTTGAAGCGCAAACGGTGAGCTCGCAGCACCCAGGGTTCGATGCGCGCTCAATTGCCTTATCGCGCGGCAGTGTTGAGCAGCTTAAGCGTTGGCACTTGTGGTCTAATCTGGCGCCCAATGCCACGGCGATTGCTGATATTCATGTGTCGGATCGCGGTCATTTTGGCATGACGCATTTAGCGGCGGCGCAATTTGGCTGTGATAGCTTTGGCCATGTGCTGGGGCTAGAAGATGCAGGCAGGCAATTGCAGCAGGCGTTAATCAATGCCGAGATTGATTTCTTTTGCCCAGATCATGTTACAGCGCTTATAAGTCATTCAGATTATCAAGAAGTCACTTTAGATTCTGGTCGGCGCCTGCGCGGGCGTTTGCTCGTGGCCGCCGATGGCGCGCAATCTTTTGTGCGTCAAAGCCTTAAGCTTGAAAGTGAGCACATAGATTTTAATCAAAGTGCTGTGATTGCCAATGTTATCCTTGATAGACCTCATGCAGGCCGCGCCTTTGAGCGTTTCACCGAGCATGGGCCGCTTGCGCTATTACCTATGGCGCAAGGCGATGGCAAATGTATGTCCTTGGTGTGGGCGATGAAGGCCGATGAGCAAGCGCGCTACTTAGCATTATCTGACGGTGACTTTTTACACGCATTGCAAGGCGCCTTTGGTTATCGCGCTGGCAAATTGACTAAGGTCAGCCAGCGCCATGGTTACCCTTTGATTATGTCGGTAATGCCAAGGCCGATTTATCATCGCTGCGTGTTTGTGGGCAATGCCGCCCAAACCTTGCATCCCATTGCTGGCCAAGGGTTTAATTTAGGGTTAAGAGACATAGCCACTTTAGTGCAAGTATTAACGCCTGTGCTTAATCGTGGCCAAGATGCTGGTGCGAGTGAGGTCACCCACGACTATTTAGCCCATAGACGCCAAGATAGACAAGCCACCTTAACGGCGATAGAAAGCCTAGTACGCGGTTTTTCCAATCAAGCGTTTCCCTTAGTGCTTGGCCGTAATCTGGGGCTGCGGCTCTTATCTTGGTGTCCGCCATTAAAACGTCCTATTGTGAGCGCCGCCAGTGGTTGGCCGCTTCGGCGTCTTAGTTAG
- the recJ gene encoding single-stranded-DNA-specific exonuclease RecJ, which yields MIRHIIRRPWVDDSHLPASLPPLLKQIYARRGVNASEVELALANLLRPSTMKDMGKAAAIVADAIEQQHKILIMGDFDADGATSTAVCILALRMMGATALDYLIPNRFDFGYGLSPQIVEVAQSMQAQCLITVDNGISSIEGVAAAKVAGMTVVVTDHHLAGSELPQADAIVNPNQGDCPFASKSIAGVGVAFYVMSALRAELRARGWFERQGISDPNLASLLDIVALGTVADVVSLDTNNRILVNAGLKRVRAGQCRPGITAILDVAKRDPAKLVAADFGFAVGPRLNAAGRLDEMALGVETLLCDDINRARRMASELDGLNAERRELETGMQQEALVHLAKLGLDNANLPWGIALFQADWHQGVIGILASRIKDKYHRPVIAFAHGNDDEIKGSARSIKGLHMRDTLELINSRHPGMILKFGGHAMAAGLTINAARYAQFAEAFDQAVREQLTLTELTGELHSDGELSLNDFNLETAQMLRQAGPWGQSFEEPLFDGNFRLIQQRIVGEKHLKMMLETECGAIMVDAIAFNVDTKIWPDASIKQVRLVYKLDVNEYRGNQSLQLLVEQIEAQ from the coding sequence TTGATTCGACACATAATTCGCCGCCCTTGGGTAGACGACTCGCATTTACCCGCCAGCTTACCGCCATTACTTAAGCAAATTTATGCCCGCCGCGGCGTTAATGCCAGCGAGGTTGAGTTAGCGCTTGCTAACCTTTTGCGCCCGAGCACAATGAAAGATATGGGCAAGGCCGCCGCCATTGTGGCTGATGCGATTGAGCAGCAGCACAAGATATTGATCATGGGCGATTTTGATGCCGATGGCGCGACATCTACCGCTGTGTGTATTTTGGCGCTGCGGATGATGGGCGCAACCGCCCTTGATTATCTTATTCCTAATCGCTTTGATTTTGGGTATGGCTTAAGCCCGCAAATTGTTGAAGTGGCGCAGTCGATGCAGGCACAGTGCTTAATTACTGTGGATAACGGCATTTCATCCATTGAGGGTGTCGCCGCGGCAAAAGTCGCTGGCATGACAGTTGTGGTTACCGATCACCATTTGGCGGGCAGTGAATTGCCACAGGCCGATGCCATAGTTAATCCCAATCAAGGGGATTGCCCGTTTGCCAGTAAATCTATTGCTGGTGTGGGCGTTGCTTTTTATGTGATGTCAGCGCTGCGAGCGGAGCTTAGAGCGCGCGGCTGGTTTGAGCGCCAAGGCATTAGCGATCCTAACCTTGCCAGCTTGCTTGATATAGTCGCGCTTGGCACAGTCGCTGATGTGGTAAGCCTTGATACCAATAACCGTATCTTAGTGAATGCGGGCTTAAAGCGCGTGCGCGCAGGTCAATGTCGCCCAGGTATTACTGCCATTTTAGATGTAGCCAAGCGTGACCCTGCCAAGTTAGTGGCCGCTGACTTTGGTTTTGCGGTGGGCCCTAGATTAAATGCTGCTGGGCGCTTAGATGAAATGGCGCTCGGGGTCGAAACCTTATTGTGTGATGATATTAATCGCGCGCGGCGCATGGCATCAGAGCTTGATGGTCTGAATGCCGAGCGACGTGAACTTGAAACTGGCATGCAGCAAGAAGCATTAGTGCATCTGGCTAAGCTTGGGCTTGATAATGCCAACTTGCCTTGGGGCATAGCCTTGTTTCAAGCCGATTGGCATCAAGGGGTGATAGGGATTTTAGCGTCGCGCATTAAGGATAAATATCATAGACCTGTGATTGCCTTTGCCCATGGCAATGATGATGAAATCAAAGGCTCAGCCCGCTCGATTAAGGGGCTGCATATGCGCGATACCTTAGAGCTGATTAATAGTCGCCACCCAGGCATGATACTCAAGTTTGGTGGCCATGCGATGGCGGCGGGCTTAACCATTAATGCCGCTCGTTATGCGCAGTTTGCCGAGGCGTTTGATCAAGCGGTACGCGAGCAGTTAACGCTCACTGAACTCACAGGTGAATTGCACAGTGATGGCGAGTTAAGTCTGAATGATTTCAACTTGGAAACCGCGCAAATGCTAAGGCAAGCGGGGCCTTGGGGGCAGTCGTTTGAAGAACCCTTGTTTGATGGCAATTTTCGTTTAATTCAGCAGCGCATAGTCGGGGAAAAGCATCTAAAAATGATGTTAGAAACTGAGTGCGGCGCCATTATGGTGGATGCCATCGCCTTTAATGTTGATACCAAAATTTGGCCAGATGCCAGCATTAAACAAGTGCGCTTAGTGTATAAGCTTGATGTCAATGAGTATCGCGGTAATCAAAGCTTGCAGTTGCTGGTGGAGCAAATCGAAGCGCAGTAG
- a CDS encoding UPF0149 family protein — translation MAPPPSLRIEHVNNALREAEIGQDAVEVHGALVGLICGGVQTSPQGWQKPLSELMNDGQPLPKPLEVLVSDMYHDAVANLAEMEFGFTPLLPDEEEALAARLEALSLWVQSFLTGLAIIQPKLKQASAEVREVIDDLSEIARVELEVDEDEESEAALMELVEFVRMGAMLCYSEFGPEPEMDAEPKTVH, via the coding sequence ATGGCCCCCCCTCCTTCTTTACGCATTGAACATGTGAATAATGCCTTGCGCGAGGCTGAAATCGGTCAGGACGCGGTTGAGGTTCATGGCGCCTTGGTTGGCTTAATCTGTGGCGGGGTACAAACCAGCCCACAAGGGTGGCAAAAGCCCTTAAGTGAATTGATGAATGATGGCCAGCCACTGCCTAAGCCATTAGAAGTGTTAGTCAGTGATATGTATCACGATGCGGTGGCGAACTTAGCGGAAATGGAATTTGGCTTTACGCCATTATTGCCAGATGAAGAAGAAGCCTTAGCCGCGCGCTTAGAAGCCTTATCGTTATGGGTGCAAAGCTTCTTAACTGGTCTTGCGATTATCCAACCTAAGCTTAAGCAAGCATCAGCTGAAGTGCGTGAAGTGATTGATGATTTGTCTGAAATCGCCCGCGTTGAGCTTGAGGTCGATGAAGATGAAGAGTCAGAAGCGGCCTTGATGGAGCTGGTGGAATTTGTCCGCATGGGCGCCATGCTGTGTTACTCAGAATTTGGTCCTGAGCCTGAAATGGATGCTGAACCAAAGACAGTGCATTAA
- a CDS encoding DUF808 domain-containing protein, which yields MAAASLLTLLDDIASMLDDVALMSKMAAHKTVGVLGDDLALNAQQVSGVSAERELPVVWAVAKGSFINKAILVPLALVISAFVPWLVTPLLMVGGLYLCFEGAEKLAEKWLHTEIEQDDDIPDDLAAWEAEKIKGAIRTDFVLSAEIIAISLGVVAASSFTLQAVTLVVVAILMTVGVYGLVAGIVKLDDAGLYLQNKPGASAGTRALGRGLLALAPKLMHALTVIGTIAMFMVGGGILVHGIHAVGDVFQAWAQALHGIALVGPALTYSLPTVLNALFGVACGAIAVVVFTLVKKLRG from the coding sequence ATGGCGGCAGCCAGTTTATTAACCTTGTTAGATGATATTGCCAGCATGCTCGATGATGTGGCGTTAATGAGCAAAATGGCCGCTCATAAAACCGTGGGCGTATTGGGTGATGATTTAGCCCTTAACGCGCAGCAAGTGTCAGGCGTAAGCGCCGAGCGTGAATTGCCTGTGGTATGGGCTGTGGCTAAAGGCTCATTTATCAATAAAGCCATCTTAGTGCCGCTGGCACTAGTCATCAGCGCCTTTGTCCCTTGGCTAGTGACGCCGCTACTTATGGTTGGCGGTTTATATTTATGCTTTGAGGGCGCTGAAAAGCTTGCCGAAAAATGGCTGCATACAGAAATTGAACAAGATGATGATATTCCTGATGATTTAGCGGCGTGGGAGGCTGAAAAAATAAAAGGGGCCATTCGCACCGATTTTGTATTATCGGCAGAAATCATAGCTATCAGCTTAGGCGTCGTCGCCGCTAGCAGTTTTACCTTACAGGCCGTGACTTTAGTGGTTGTGGCTATCTTGATGACTGTGGGCGTTTATGGCTTAGTGGCAGGCATAGTTAAGCTTGATGATGCCGGTTTGTACTTACAAAATAAACCGGGCGCCAGTGCTGGCACCCGCGCCTTGGGCCGCGGCCTTTTAGCCCTTGCCCCTAAATTAATGCACGCCTTAACTGTGATAGGCACTATCGCCATGTTTATGGTGGGCGGCGGTATTTTAGTGCACGGCATACATGCGGTTGGCGATGTGTTTCAAGCGTGGGCGCAGGCTCTACATGGCATAGCATTAGTGGGGCCTGCCTTAACTTATAGCTTACCAACTGTATTAAATGCGTTATTTGGGGTGGCGTGCGGCGCTATCGCGGTAGTGGTATTTACCTTAGTGAAAAAACTGCGCGGCTGA
- the rpiA gene encoding ribose-5-phosphate isomerase RpiA, with amino-acid sequence MTQDEMKKAAAWAALKYVERDTIVGVGTGSTVNHFIDALATMKADIEGAVSSSEASTAKMKALGIPVFDLNSVNDLALYVDGADEINPHMDMIKGGGAALTREKIVAAVAKTFVCIADASKQVDVLGQFPLPVEVIPMARSYVARQLVKLGGDPVYREGVVTDNGNIILDVYNMSIVDPKTLEKQINNIVGVVTNGLFAARGADILLVGAATGVTTIKA; translated from the coding sequence ATGACCCAAGATGAAATGAAAAAAGCTGCCGCCTGGGCCGCCCTTAAGTATGTTGAGAGAGATACCATTGTCGGTGTTGGTACTGGCTCAACCGTTAACCACTTTATCGATGCGTTAGCGACAATGAAGGCTGATATTGAAGGCGCGGTGTCAAGCTCTGAAGCATCAACGGCCAAGATGAAGGCGCTGGGCATTCCTGTATTTGATCTTAATAGTGTTAATGACTTGGCCTTGTACGTTGATGGCGCCGATGAAATCAATCCTCACATGGATATGATTAAAGGCGGCGGCGCAGCATTAACGCGCGAGAAAATTGTTGCTGCTGTAGCTAAGACCTTTGTGTGTATCGCTGATGCCAGTAAGCAAGTGGATGTATTAGGTCAATTCCCACTGCCAGTTGAAGTAATTCCTATGGCTCGCTCTTATGTGGCGCGCCAATTAGTGAAATTAGGCGGCGACCCTGTGTATCGTGAAGGCGTAGTGACAGACAACGGTAACATCATTTTAGATGTGTACAACATGAGCATTGTTGACCCTAAAACCTTAGAAAAGCAGATTAACAATATTGTTGGTGTTGTGACTAACGGCTTATTTGCCGCTCGCGGCGCAGATATTTTGCTGGTTGGCGCCGCTACTGGCGTGACAACTATTAAGGCCTAA